The following proteins are co-located in the Rippkaea orientalis PCC 8801 genome:
- a CDS encoding DUF1995 family protein: MLAVPNTLEEAFLQAKEATKLALEANLGRIQVELVVPEIALQAQGLALEFTTLFDDLSSLKVIFPDTGAAALARRDWGETPFKVTDLGSRATSVEMKVSEQDRAFLLVCPSSVEVESVEKLCNLAGDRPVVLLIPQLEDVSVVGIGYAARQLRERFISTLNSAYYFRPLEGAAILRSYPSPWNVYLETETGYELIASEPQKPLGEALEIILTKATGSEGDHQDSPPPKKSGLLTSMQQFLKALSQ, translated from the coding sequence ATGCTTGCAGTTCCTAACACCCTAGAAGAAGCCTTCCTTCAGGCTAAAGAAGCCACAAAACTCGCCTTAGAAGCTAATCTAGGACGCATACAAGTTGAATTAGTTGTCCCTGAAATTGCCCTACAAGCGCAAGGGTTAGCCTTAGAATTTACAACCCTATTTGACGATCTCTCTAGTCTTAAAGTCATTTTTCCCGATACAGGGGCAGCAGCTTTAGCGCGTCGGGACTGGGGAGAAACGCCTTTTAAGGTGACAGACTTAGGAAGTCGGGCAACATCCGTCGAAATGAAAGTTTCTGAGCAAGATCGAGCTTTTTTACTGGTTTGTCCCTCATCGGTAGAAGTTGAGTCCGTTGAAAAATTATGCAACTTAGCGGGCGATCGCCCGGTGGTTCTCTTAATTCCTCAGTTAGAAGATGTTTCAGTTGTCGGTATCGGTTATGCTGCCCGTCAACTACGCGAACGGTTCATTAGTACTCTTAACTCAGCTTACTATTTTAGACCCCTAGAGGGGGCAGCGATTTTGCGTTCCTATCCTTCCCCGTGGAATGTTTATCTAGAGACGGAAACAGGGTATGAATTAATTGCCTCTGAACCCCAAAAACCCCTAGGAGAAGCTTTAGAAATCATTCTCACTAAAGCGACTGGATCGGAGGGAGATCATCAGGATAGTCCGCCTCCGAAAAAGTCGGGTTTGTTGACAAGTATGCAGCAATTTTTAAAGGCATTAAGTCAGTAA
- a CDS encoding class I SAM-dependent methyltransferase, whose translation MTSQPQHNFKDHFSTQSKEYAIYRPNYPSVLFEYLNSVVAKHKTAWDCGTGTGQVALELTNYFDKIYASDASKNQIKNAIRHPKIEYFLSVAETTSLPDQSIDLITVAQAAHWFNLEAFYEEVKRVITSKGILAMWCYGFFQIPPDEERLESALQEFYNNIDSYWPPERQLVNNQYKTIPFPFNEIKSPQILMQKEWTINQLVGYLLTWSSTQRFIKEKGQNMMFNKLEAIINSVSSAEKLITITWPIYWRIGSLC comes from the coding sequence ATGACTTCTCAACCTCAACACAATTTCAAAGATCACTTTTCTACACAGTCTAAAGAGTATGCTATCTATCGCCCTAACTATCCATCTGTCCTATTTGAGTATCTTAATTCTGTTGTAGCCAAACATAAAACAGCTTGGGACTGTGGTACAGGGACTGGTCAAGTTGCCTTAGAATTGACGAATTATTTTGATAAGATTTATGCGTCTGATGCTAGTAAAAATCAAATCAAAAATGCTATTAGACACCCTAAAATTGAATACTTTTTATCTGTAGCAGAAACAACCTCGTTACCCGATCAATCCATCGATTTAATCACTGTTGCACAGGCAGCCCATTGGTTCAATTTAGAGGCTTTTTATGAAGAAGTTAAGCGGGTTATAACATCAAAAGGAATCCTGGCTATGTGGTGTTATGGGTTTTTCCAAATCCCTCCAGACGAAGAAAGATTAGAATCAGCTTTGCAAGAGTTTTATAATAATATTGATTCCTATTGGCCGCCTGAAAGACAATTAGTGAATAACCAATATAAGACGATTCCATTTCCATTTAATGAAATTAAATCTCCTCAGATTTTAATGCAAAAAGAATGGACAATTAATCAATTAGTCGGATATTTATTAACATGGTCATCTACTCAAAGATTTATTAAAGAGAAAGGACAAAATATGATGTTTAATAAGTTAGAAGCTATCATTAATAGTGTATCCTCTGCCGAGAAGCTAATTACCATCACTTGGCCAATTTATTGGCGTATAGGTAGCTTGTGTTAA
- a CDS encoding glucokinase: MTILLAGDIGGTKTILRLVNSEYAQNSDVLPHQTTLYEQTYSSQEFTHFVPIVDRFFEEASQKLGQPFSVEKACFGIAGPVVNNTSELTNLSWYLDGDRLQRELSLDKVSLINDFAAIGHGILGLTSNDLFPLQNVPCDPQSPIAVLGAGTGLGECYLIPSNQGKYQVFPSEGSHADFAPRSELEFELLNYIQKTFDLERVSIERVVSGMGIGTIYQFLRDRYPEKESAPLKQIYQTWQQKEDLNIDLSAEISKTALGNGDPLCQQTMQIFIEAYGAEAGNLALKLLPYGGLYVTGGIAPKILPLMQQGNFMKAFLTKGRLSPLLNKIPVYIILNPKVGLIGAALYAAN; the protein is encoded by the coding sequence GTGACTATCTTACTCGCTGGAGACATTGGCGGAACTAAAACCATATTACGCTTAGTTAACTCAGAATATGCTCAGAATAGCGATGTATTACCCCATCAAACCACTCTCTATGAGCAAACCTATTCTAGTCAAGAATTTACCCATTTTGTTCCAATAGTAGATCGATTTTTTGAGGAAGCTAGTCAAAAATTAGGGCAACCCTTTAGCGTTGAAAAAGCCTGTTTTGGTATTGCTGGACCCGTTGTCAATAATACCTCAGAATTAACGAATTTAAGTTGGTATTTAGACGGCGATCGCCTACAACGAGAATTATCCTTAGATAAAGTGAGCTTAATTAATGACTTTGCGGCCATTGGTCATGGTATTTTAGGATTAACATCTAACGATTTATTTCCCTTACAAAATGTTCCTTGTGATCCCCAGTCTCCCATTGCGGTTTTAGGTGCAGGAACAGGGTTAGGAGAATGTTATTTAATCCCTTCTAACCAAGGGAAGTATCAAGTTTTTCCCTCAGAAGGATCTCATGCTGATTTTGCGCCCCGTTCTGAATTAGAATTTGAATTACTTAACTACATTCAGAAAACATTTGACCTAGAAAGAGTATCCATAGAACGGGTTGTTTCAGGGATGGGAATTGGGACAATTTATCAGTTTTTACGCGATCGCTATCCTGAAAAAGAGTCAGCACCATTAAAACAAATTTATCAAACTTGGCAGCAAAAAGAAGATCTAAATATTGATTTATCGGCTGAAATTTCTAAAACTGCTTTAGGAAATGGTGATCCTTTGTGTCAACAAACGATGCAAATTTTTATTGAAGCGTATGGCGCAGAAGCGGGGAATCTCGCCTTAAAATTATTACCCTATGGAGGATTATATGTTACTGGTGGTATCGCGCCTAAAATCTTACCTTTAATGCAACAGGGAAACTTTATGAAAGCGTTTCTAACCAAAGGACGGTTAAGTCCTTTACTCAATAAAATTCCTGTTTATATTATTCTCAATCCTAAAGTTGGCTTAATTGGTGCAGCTTTGTATGCGGCTAATTGA
- a CDS encoding DNA adenine methylase, translating to MANPIIKPFLKWAGGKRQLIPEITQNMPKTYNNYYEVFIGGGALFFSLQPSQAVINDSNRELINCYQVIRDHPDALIEDLKKHQNNEDYFYQIRGLDRNKKKYNQLSDVEKASRIIYLNKTCYNGLFRVNSQGQFNVPFGRYKNPDILNEAVIKAVSNYLKKNQINILNGDFATALSSAKKGDFVYLDPPYDPISDTASFTGYDINGFNQQEQKRLKQVVDELHDRGCKILLSNSYTDFICELYNDDYYKQVKISAIRAINSQGNKRGKVDEILVKNYD from the coding sequence GTGGCTAATCCTATTATAAAACCTTTTCTCAAGTGGGCGGGAGGAAAAAGACAGTTAATCCCTGAAATCACCCAAAATATGCCCAAAACCTATAATAACTATTACGAAGTTTTTATCGGAGGAGGGGCTCTTTTCTTTAGTCTTCAACCCTCCCAAGCGGTTATTAATGATAGCAATAGGGAGTTAATTAATTGCTATCAAGTAATCCGCGATCATCCTGACGCATTAATTGAAGATTTAAAAAAGCATCAAAACAATGAAGATTATTTCTATCAAATTAGAGGGTTAGATAGAAACAAAAAGAAATATAATCAATTGTCTGATGTGGAAAAAGCATCAAGAATTATCTACTTAAATAAAACCTGTTATAATGGTTTATTTAGAGTTAACTCCCAAGGACAATTTAATGTCCCTTTTGGCCGATATAAAAATCCTGATATTCTTAATGAAGCGGTGATTAAAGCAGTGAGTAACTATCTGAAAAAAAATCAAATTAACATTCTCAATGGAGATTTTGCTACCGCATTGAGTTCTGCTAAAAAAGGAGATTTTGTTTATTTAGATCCTCCCTATGATCCTATCTCTGATACTGCTTCGTTTACAGGTTATGATATTAATGGATTTAATCAACAAGAACAAAAAAGATTAAAACAAGTAGTTGATGAACTTCATGACAGAGGATGTAAAATTTTACTCAGTAATTCCTATACAGATTTTATTTGCGAGTTGTATAATGATGATTATTATAAACAAGTAAAAATTTCTGCTATACGAGCGATTAATTCTCAGGGAAATAAAAGAGGCAAAGTTGACGAAATTTTGGTAAAAAACTATGACTAA
- the mutS gene encoding DNA mismatch repair protein MutS — protein MTISTTDSNPNPPLGNSKSPHKDYRPLDPEKLTPMYQHYVMVKEQYPNALLLYRVGDFFECFFQDAVTISQELELVLTSKEGGKEIGRVAMTGVPHHALDRYSRLLVEKGYAVAICDQVEDSAEAAAQGRIVERKITKLLTPGTLTDEGMLPAKRNNFLAAIVIAGNHWGLAYADISTGEFFTTQSQDIANLNLELLRLQPSEILIPTNAPDINSLLRPGEKSEYLVDGLPDCFCYSLRSQTHFSLNEAKPRLLITFNIRSLEGMGCEHLPLAIRAAGGLLQYIEDTQKAHQVPLQPLRTYNQVDFLILDHQTRRNLEITQTVRDGTFYGSLLWAIDRTCTAMGGRALRRWVLEPLLTIKGIEARQNTIQELVENPSLRQDLRQLLRSIYDLERITGRVGSGTANARDLLSLAESLVRLTDLAELAHQGTSPYLKALQKIPPELEQLGKYVIDHLVESPPLHLKDGGVIRDGINTDLDAMRQRLDDDRQWLANLELTERQKTGVSNLKVGYNKTFGYYISLPRSKAELAPKNYVRKQTLTNEERYITPELKERETRILTAQDDLNQLEYEIFTQLRSKVAEKGQEIRSIAKAVAAIDVLAGLAEVAVYQGYCRPEIVEGRAIEITEGRHPVVEQSLAAGLFVPNSTKMGNTEANNYPDLIILTGPNASGKSCYLRQVGLIQLMAQTGSFVPAKSAKLGISDRIFTRVGAVDDLATGQSTFMVEMNETANILNHGTNKSLILLDEIGRGTATFDGLSIAWAVAEYLATEVKGRTIFATHYHELNELASILSNVANYQVTVQELPNEIIFLHQVRPGGADKSYGIEAGRLAGLPSSVIKRAKQVMSQIEKHSKIALGLRKGIKKVNPVKQTEIQGELIEQLDIFGDSESR, from the coding sequence ATGACTATTTCGACGACCGACTCTAATCCTAACCCACCGCTTGGTAATAGTAAATCTCCCCACAAGGATTATCGTCCCCTTGATCCCGAAAAACTGACCCCAATGTATCAGCATTATGTGATGGTCAAAGAACAATATCCTAATGCTTTATTATTGTATCGGGTCGGAGACTTCTTTGAATGCTTTTTTCAAGATGCGGTGACGATTTCTCAGGAATTAGAATTAGTTTTAACCAGCAAAGAAGGGGGAAAAGAAATTGGACGGGTAGCCATGACAGGGGTTCCTCACCATGCGTTAGATCGTTATAGTCGGTTATTAGTAGAAAAAGGCTATGCTGTGGCTATTTGTGATCAAGTTGAAGACTCAGCAGAAGCAGCCGCCCAAGGACGTATTGTTGAACGAAAAATCACCAAATTGCTGACCCCAGGAACCTTAACCGATGAGGGAATGTTACCTGCTAAGCGTAACAATTTTTTAGCTGCCATTGTAATCGCGGGAAACCATTGGGGACTAGCTTATGCAGACATTTCAACAGGGGAATTTTTTACCACCCAATCCCAAGATATTGCTAATCTAAACTTAGAATTATTACGACTGCAACCGTCAGAAATTTTAATCCCCACTAATGCCCCGGATATTAATAGTTTACTGCGTCCCGGGGAAAAATCCGAGTATTTAGTGGATGGTTTGCCCGACTGTTTTTGTTATTCCCTGCGATCGCAAACTCATTTCAGTTTAAATGAAGCCAAACCTCGATTATTAATTACCTTTAATATCCGTTCCCTCGAAGGAATGGGATGCGAACATTTACCCCTAGCTATTCGCGCCGCAGGAGGGCTATTACAATACATTGAAGATACCCAGAAAGCCCATCAAGTTCCCCTACAACCCCTACGAACTTACAATCAGGTTGATTTTCTCATTTTGGATCATCAAACCCGCCGTAACCTCGAAATAACCCAAACGGTAAGAGATGGAACGTTTTATGGTTCATTATTATGGGCAATTGATCGGACTTGTACGGCGATGGGAGGACGAGCACTCCGTCGTTGGGTATTGGAACCTTTATTGACGATTAAAGGCATTGAAGCGCGACAAAATACCATCCAAGAATTAGTAGAAAACCCCTCTCTAAGGCAAGATTTACGTCAGTTATTACGCAGTATTTATGACTTAGAACGTATTACTGGGAGGGTAGGTTCAGGAACTGCTAATGCCAGAGATTTATTATCCTTAGCTGAGTCATTAGTAAGGTTAACAGACCTAGCGGAATTAGCCCATCAAGGCACTTCTCCCTATCTAAAAGCATTACAAAAAATTCCCCCTGAATTAGAACAATTAGGTAAGTATGTTATTGATCATTTAGTAGAATCTCCCCCTCTCCATTTAAAAGATGGGGGAGTCATTCGTGATGGCATTAATACTGACTTAGATGCCATGCGTCAGCGTCTCGATGATGATCGTCAATGGTTAGCCAATTTGGAACTAACCGAACGACAAAAAACAGGAGTCTCTAACTTAAAAGTTGGCTACAATAAAACCTTTGGTTACTATATCAGTCTGCCCCGTAGCAAAGCCGAATTAGCCCCCAAGAATTACGTTAGAAAACAAACGCTAACTAACGAAGAAAGGTATATTACTCCTGAATTGAAGGAACGAGAAACTCGTATTTTAACCGCACAAGATGATCTCAATCAATTAGAATACGAAATCTTCACACAATTGCGCTCAAAAGTAGCTGAAAAAGGGCAAGAAATTCGCAGTATTGCTAAAGCAGTAGCCGCCATTGATGTCTTAGCCGGGTTAGCAGAAGTTGCCGTTTATCAAGGCTATTGTCGTCCTGAAATTGTCGAAGGAAGGGCAATAGAAATTACTGAGGGAAGACATCCCGTTGTTGAACAATCTTTAGCCGCCGGGTTGTTCGTTCCTAATTCAACTAAAATGGGGAATACTGAAGCCAATAATTACCCTGATTTAATTATTTTAACGGGTCCAAATGCCAGTGGAAAAAGTTGTTATTTAAGACAAGTGGGACTGATTCAATTAATGGCACAAACCGGGAGTTTTGTTCCTGCTAAAAGTGCAAAATTAGGGATTAGCGATCGCATTTTTACCCGTGTCGGGGCAGTGGATGATTTAGCCACAGGACAATCAACCTTTATGGTAGAAATGAATGAGACAGCTAATATTCTCAATCATGGGACAAATAAGTCTTTAATATTATTAGATGAAATTGGAAGAGGAACGGCTACCTTTGACGGACTTTCTATTGCTTGGGCAGTGGCAGAATATTTAGCAACCGAAGTTAAAGGAAGAACAATTTTTGCTACCCATTACCATGAATTAAATGAATTAGCGTCTATCCTTTCTAACGTCGCTAACTATCAAGTAACCGTACAAGAATTGCCCAATGAAATCATCTTTTTACACCAAGTTCGTCCAGGGGGTGCAGATAAATCTTACGGGATAGAAGCAGGAAGATTAGCAGGTTTACCGAGTTCAGTGATTAAACGGGCAAAACAAGTGATGAGTCAGATCGAAAAACATAGTAAAATAGCGTTAGGATTACGCAAAGGAATTAAAAAAGTTAACCCTGTTAAACAAACAGAAATTCAAGGGGAATTGATCGAACAATTAGATATTTTTGGAGATAGTGAATCACGGTAG
- a CDS encoding cyclic nucleotide-binding domain-containing protein, with amino-acid sequence MAITAFFQGILGASSLALGASIGVFFKPSRTVSAAIMAFGSGTLIAAIALEIARRVYESTGVFPLLLGFSLGGVLFTSLSQYIDEHGGFLRKPASSRRYLFEQQQYEQELDVMQRIAHVEVLQHLPEAEKQAIAKLVTPVYVKPHHVICREGDQGDYFYMIAQGEAEVIKGRKVITVLGAGEIFGEMSLLTGEPRSATVIARTPMELYQLNEENFGQVLTRSPHLACALSRTLARRLRLSVDCQVAAERNLERWRNQLMEQVELDRLMREDPATIEGLVKRSAPLAILVGTLLDNIPEATVIGMNTGSNHFGWSFLLAVFISNFPEALTSASGMRQAGTPKNQILALWFGMVILSGFVAIFGYFLQDYGSDLLLGTAQAIAGGAILAMLASTMMPEAYELGGSSVSYSTIAGFLLSFLIAMSGHN; translated from the coding sequence TAGGGGCATCTATTGGTGTCTTCTTCAAACCTAGTCGGACTGTCTCGGCTGCCATTATGGCCTTTGGTAGTGGTACACTCATCGCAGCGATCGCCCTGGAAATTGCCCGTCGAGTCTATGAAAGTACGGGAGTTTTTCCCCTCCTCTTGGGTTTTTCCCTCGGAGGCGTTTTATTTACCTCTCTGAGTCAATATATCGACGAACATGGGGGCTTTTTGCGGAAACCGGCCTCAAGTCGTCGTTATTTGTTTGAACAGCAGCAATACGAACAGGAATTGGATGTGATGCAACGCATTGCCCATGTTGAAGTGTTGCAACATCTACCGGAAGCAGAAAAACAAGCGATCGCCAAATTAGTTACCCCCGTCTACGTTAAACCCCATCACGTCATCTGTCGAGAAGGCGATCAAGGAGATTACTTTTATATGATTGCCCAAGGAGAAGCAGAAGTCATCAAAGGACGCAAGGTGATAACGGTTCTGGGAGCCGGGGAAATTTTCGGGGAAATGTCCTTATTAACGGGTGAACCGCGCTCCGCGACGGTAATTGCCCGTACCCCGATGGAATTGTACCAATTAAATGAGGAAAACTTTGGTCAGGTGTTGACGCGATCGCCCCATCTTGCTTGTGCGCTAAGTCGGACTCTAGCTCGCCGATTGCGCCTCTCGGTGGACTGTCAAGTAGCAGCCGAACGCAACCTAGAACGATGGCGCAACCAGTTAATGGAACAGGTAGAATTAGATCGCTTGATGCGAGAAGATCCGGCAACTATTGAAGGGTTGGTTAAGCGATCGGCCCCTCTAGCGATTTTAGTGGGAACGCTGTTAGACAATATCCCTGAAGCGACGGTGATCGGCATGAATACAGGTTCTAACCATTTCGGATGGTCTTTTTTATTAGCGGTGTTTATCTCGAATTTTCCTGAAGCTTTAACTAGCGCGTCGGGAATGAGGCAAGCAGGAACGCCGAAAAATCAAATTTTAGCCCTTTGGTTTGGAATGGTTATTTTAAGCGGTTTTGTAGCTATTTTTGGCTATTTTCTGCAAGATTATGGGTCTGATTTATTGTTAGGAACTGCCCAAGCGATCGCCGGAGGAGCGATTTTAGCCATGTTAGCTAGTACGATGATGCCAGAAGCTTATGAATTAGGGGGAAGTTCTGTTTCCTATTCGACTATTGCGGGCTTTTTATTAAGCTTTTTAATTGCCATGAGTGGGCATAATTAA
- a CDS encoding type II restriction enzyme, with protein MTNIENNIKKNKNDLAWEELFEKYNILDTINNKGYFEITSDQINDVRESRLMAKFDHAIKLPQIFQDNQLSILPISRNKYIIGHFETHHKVSYDQQKVSIKVEFTPNIQSIDYTNIPSESLALNCAFNTGIIANLLEVDSSQCYYTLSGRMSTGQFSFRINNLRSDNVYHLSVNASQCEIDAGFETEDLLLIIEAKNYLVEDFLIRQLYYPYRLWQDKINKKVIPALMTYSNANNLFSLFIYEFTDTLDYNSIKLIKQVNYQILPEQIDRGDVSDIFEKVKTKIKEENSNNIPFPQADLFPKIIDLISLLSDKELGKEEISNYYEFHIRQAGYYPDAAKYLGLIEEVKSSQTKLFRLTEEGLSILSYGYKQKILSLIEKILEHRVFYEVFKTALDAADIPSKDEIISIVTPYLKDKYSPSVIDRRSRTVESWIKWIWSQID; from the coding sequence ATGACTAATATTGAAAATAATATAAAAAAGAATAAAAATGATTTAGCGTGGGAAGAATTATTTGAAAAATATAATATTCTTGACACTATTAATAATAAAGGGTATTTTGAAATTACCTCAGACCAAATTAATGACGTTCGAGAAAGTCGATTAATGGCTAAATTTGATCATGCTATTAAATTACCTCAAATTTTTCAAGATAATCAATTATCTATATTACCCATATCTCGTAATAAATATATTATTGGACACTTTGAAACTCACCATAAAGTGAGTTATGATCAGCAGAAAGTATCTATTAAAGTTGAATTTACTCCTAATATACAAAGTATAGATTACACTAATATACCTAGCGAAAGTTTAGCATTGAATTGTGCTTTTAATACGGGAATAATTGCAAATTTATTAGAGGTTGATTCTTCTCAATGCTATTATACATTATCAGGTAGAATGTCAACAGGTCAATTTTCTTTTAGGATCAATAATCTTAGGTCAGATAATGTATATCATTTATCAGTAAATGCTTCTCAGTGTGAGATTGATGCAGGATTTGAAACCGAAGATTTGTTATTAATTATTGAAGCTAAAAACTATCTTGTTGAAGATTTTTTAATTCGTCAGCTATATTATCCTTATCGATTATGGCAAGATAAAATTAATAAAAAAGTCATTCCCGCTTTGATGACTTATTCTAACGCTAATAATTTATTTAGCCTCTTCATTTATGAATTTACTGATACATTAGATTATAACTCTATTAAATTAATCAAACAGGTAAATTATCAAATTCTGCCAGAACAAATTGATCGTGGAGATGTTAGTGATATATTTGAAAAAGTAAAAACAAAAATCAAAGAAGAAAACAGCAATAATATTCCTTTTCCTCAAGCAGATTTATTTCCTAAAATTATTGATTTAATTTCTCTGCTAAGTGATAAGGAACTAGGCAAAGAGGAAATTAGTAACTATTATGAGTTCCATATTAGACAAGCAGGATATTATCCTGATGCAGCAAAATATTTAGGTTTAATTGAAGAAGTTAAATCATCGCAAACTAAATTATTTAGATTGACGGAAGAAGGGTTGTCAATTTTAAGCTATGGGTACAAACAAAAAATATTATCTTTAATTGAGAAAATTTTAGAGCATAGAGTATTTTATGAAGTTTTTAAGACTGCTTTAGACGCTGCGGATATCCCTTCTAAAGATGAGATAATTTCCATTGTGACTCCTTACTTAAAAGATAAATATAGTCCTAGTGTAATTGATAGACGTTCAAGAACTGTTGAAAGTTGGATTAAATGGATTTGGTCACAAATTGATTAA
- a CDS encoding TerC family protein, with protein MLDQILDSSLALSLKTPLLLIVLVVLEAVLSADNAIALAAIAQGLGDRKSQQYALNLGLVFAYVLRMILILTATWVIKYWQFELLGALYLLWLVFNYFTSQEDEKHHHHSIQFQSLWQAIPLIAVTDLAFSLDSVTTAIAIADDLWLILMGGTIGVITLRFLAELFIRWLQEFTYLEDAGFVTVGFVGIRLLLRVINPELVPPEWLMISLIAMVFVWGFSKRSNSVVETSVHPENQPMEEPEKISSP; from the coding sequence ATGTTAGACCAGATTCTTGACTCTTCCCTTGCGCTTAGTTTAAAAACCCCTTTATTACTCATTGTTCTTGTTGTTTTAGAAGCAGTTTTATCGGCTGATAATGCTATTGCTTTAGCGGCGATTGCCCAAGGATTAGGCGATAGAAAATCACAACAATATGCCCTCAATTTAGGATTAGTGTTTGCCTATGTTTTACGAATGATCCTGATTTTAACAGCCACTTGGGTGATTAAGTATTGGCAATTTGAATTATTAGGGGCTCTTTATTTGCTGTGGTTGGTCTTTAATTATTTTACTTCCCAAGAAGATGAAAAACATCATCATCATAGTATTCAATTTCAGTCCTTGTGGCAAGCTATTCCCCTGATTGCTGTTACTGATTTAGCTTTTTCTCTCGATAGTGTGACGACAGCGATCGCTATCGCCGATGATCTCTGGTTAATTCTGATGGGAGGAACGATTGGAGTCATTACTTTACGATTTTTAGCAGAATTATTCATCCGTTGGTTACAAGAATTTACTTATCTTGAAGATGCCGGGTTTGTGACAGTAGGGTTTGTGGGAATTAGGTTATTACTTCGAGTAATCAATCCTGAATTAGTTCCCCCTGAATGGTTAATGATTAGTTTAATTGCTATGGTTTTTGTTTGGGGATTTTCTAAGCGATCAAATTCGGTTGTTGAAACATCAGTACATCCAGAAAATCAACCCATGGAAGAACCAGAAAAAATCTCTTCACCCTAA